CAGGAGCAATTCCCCGAGATCCTCCGGAAGACCACTGAGCGCATGGAGCTGGTCTTTGGCCTTGACCTGAAGGAGGTTGACCCCAGCGGTCAGTCTTATGCCTTTGTTAGGAAAGGGGATCTTCCCGTCGAAGGGCGTCTGAGCGATGGCGTGGGCTTTCCCAAGAATGGGCTCCTGATGCCCCTCCTGAGTGTGATCTTCATGAATGACAACCGTGCCACCGAGGAGGAGATATGGGAATTCCTGAATGTGTTGGGGGTCTATGCTGGGAGGAGGCACCCGCTCTTTGGGGAGCCCAGGAAGCTCATCACCAGAGATCTGGTGCAGGAAAAGTACCTGGAGTACCGCCAGGTGCCCGACAGTGATCCTCCTCGCTATGAGTTCCTGTGGGGTCCGAGGGCCCATGCTGAAACCAGCAAGATGAAGGTCCTAGAGTTTTTGGCCAAAGCCAGCGATACTGTCCCCAGTGCCTTCCAGGCCCAATATGAGGAGGCTCTGCgagatgaggaagagagagccCAGGCCAGAGCTGCTGCAGGGGCCTCGTCCAGCAGCACTTCTCAGCCCTAGTGAAGTCCAAGACAGGGCCTTCACTTTGTAGTGGGGAAGTGCTGTCAACCTTAAAGCAGCGGGGAGTCAGGTGGAGCTGGAGACAGCAGAGTATAGTTCTTCTTTGTGTTCCTGTTGTTTAGAAATAGCATATAGATTTACCTCTTTGTTTCTTAGCTTTCCagtgtgttgttttttaaaaagttgatgtaAGTTCAGAATGTACGTTTATGAATGACGTGGCTCGCATATGTATTGCTGGTTACCACGTTTGAGAGTAATGGTTTTGTATCTTGTAAGACAAATTGAAAACCCTTGCATCTTCTACTGTGATCCAGTACAAGAAACACATAGCACTGGAATAGGGAGTTTCGGTAAAATGTAACAGAACCCCACAGTGAAAGAGTTGAGGCAACAAgatagtgaaataaataaaaagtggttaattcttggtttttcttatttctttcactctttcttttgGTAAAATTAAAAGGTATATACCTGGATTTGCTTAGCTTTTCAAGAATGTGGGAGAAATCAAACTGTCGTAAATTAGAATTCTTGCTCACTATCCCTTTTGTTCACCAAGCATGAATGGAGCACCTGCTCTTTGGAAGGCTTCCTGTGAGTTCTAAGATGTGTGCGCCAGGCCCAAACCCTGCCAATGACATTTCAGAGTCCAAGAGAAGCTATCACATAAGAAACATGGTGAGATACATCCCTAATCCTGAAGGGCAGTGAACAGAAGGGAGAACAAGGGAGGAGATTCTACGTGGAAGCAGTCCGGGATACATACCCTGAGCCAAGGCAGGCTGGGAGCCTGGGAAGCTGCCGGTCCCTTTGTGGGAGGGAATGTTAAGTTTGGCTGCATGTAGGGTTAGCTGAAGCTGTTGAAATGGTGAGCGGGGACCAGAACCCCAGATGGCGGGTCTCTCAACGGACAGACTAGGTCGGCCATGGAAAATGGCTCCTAACAGTTCCTGAGGGATGTGGTGAACTAGAGACAAGTGCCCGCCCACCTGGGACGGGTGGAAGGACTGCTGTGCTGTTCCTGAGCAGGTGCACTAGCCAGGTGTTTTGTGCACTCAGTGTCCAGAGAGTTTCTTAGAATAAGGGTGATtgtggggggcatctgggtggctcagtcagttaagcatccaagttcggctcaggtcgtgatctcacagttcgtgggttcaaggcccacattgggatctgtgctgatggctcagagc
This region of Felis catus isolate Fca126 chromosome X, F.catus_Fca126_mat1.0, whole genome shotgun sequence genomic DNA includes:
- the MAGEB17 gene encoding melanoma-associated antigen B17, whose protein sequence is MPRGQKSKLRAREKRQKARSESQGLAGAQATAAVVESPSSPLTVSEGAPPRPPAAGSPQKSPRARSASGPAAAISGSSSDERAKSQGEESPGLSHAPPSSESALRDHLSKEVGLLVQFLLHKYKVREPITKAEMLQIISEEHQEQFPEILRKTTERMELVFGLDLKEVDPSGQSYAFVRKGDLPVEGRLSDGVGFPKNGLLMPLLSVIFMNDNRATEEEIWEFLNVLGVYAGRRHPLFGEPRKLITRDLVQEKYLEYRQVPDSDPPRYEFLWGPRAHAETSKMKVLEFLAKASDTVPSAFQAQYEEALRDEEERAQARAAAGASSSSTSQP